A stretch of the Clostridiales bacterium genome encodes the following:
- the cadA gene encoding cadmium-translocating P-type ATPase, with translation MTKKQKKMLIRILAAAAMLIALHFVPEDGPLQGIPLFLMYLVPYLTVGYDILKKAGKGILNRQVFDENFLMAVATVGALAIGLAKTGDYVEAVAVMLFYQIGELFQSYAVGKSRRNISEMMNIRPDYANVMADGQLTRVDPDEVETGTQIVVQPGEKIPIDGIVEEGSATLNTSALTGESLPRDVQPGDEVVSGCVNMSGVLKIRTTREFGESTVSKILDLVENASSRKSRSENFISRFAKYYTPAVVFGALALAVLPPAVRGLFMGLDPEWGDWIYRALTFLVISCPCALVISIPLSFFAGIGGAGKAGILVKGSNYLEELARTGVMVFDKTGTLTKGEFEVAAIHHSPMEEEELLEYAALAESASSHPIAVSIRKAHGKELDLSRVSDVEEISGNGVVVRIDGKEVAAGNGRLMDRLGIAYRDCHRTGTIVHMAIDGEYAGHIVISDVEKPAAKEAVQALKNAGVRQTVMLTGDRKAVAEETAARLEIDRVYSELLPGDKVERVEALLAEKQGREILAFAGDGINDAPVLSRADLGIAMGAMGSDAAIEAADIVLMDDNPLKIAKAIRISRKCMRIVYENIVFAIGVKAVCLILGALGIANMGLAIFADVGVMIIAVLNAIRALFVSQL, from the coding sequence ATGACGAAGAAGCAAAAGAAGATGCTGATCCGGATCCTGGCGGCAGCCGCGATGCTGATCGCGCTGCATTTTGTGCCGGAGGACGGGCCGCTGCAGGGAATTCCGCTGTTCCTAATGTACCTGGTTCCTTACCTGACGGTGGGATACGATATCCTGAAGAAGGCGGGGAAGGGAATCCTGAACCGCCAGGTGTTTGACGAGAATTTCCTGATGGCGGTGGCAACCGTTGGCGCGCTGGCGATCGGGCTGGCGAAGACCGGGGACTATGTGGAAGCCGTGGCGGTGATGCTGTTCTACCAGATCGGCGAGCTGTTCCAGAGCTATGCCGTGGGCAAGAGCCGTCGGAACATCAGCGAGATGATGAACATCCGGCCGGACTACGCGAACGTAATGGCGGACGGCCAGCTGACCCGCGTGGATCCGGATGAGGTGGAGACCGGCACCCAGATCGTGGTGCAGCCTGGGGAAAAGATCCCGATTGACGGTATCGTGGAAGAGGGCTCCGCGACCCTGAACACCAGCGCCCTGACCGGCGAAAGCCTGCCGCGGGATGTGCAGCCGGGCGACGAGGTTGTCAGCGGCTGTGTGAATATGAGCGGTGTACTGAAGATCCGCACGACCCGGGAATTCGGCGAGAGCACGGTATCGAAGATCCTGGACCTGGTGGAAAACGCGAGCTCCCGGAAGTCCCGCTCGGAGAACTTTATCTCCCGGTTCGCGAAGTACTATACGCCGGCCGTGGTATTCGGCGCGCTGGCGCTGGCGGTCCTGCCGCCGGCGGTGCGCGGCCTGTTTATGGGACTGGATCCGGAATGGGGCGACTGGATTTACCGGGCGCTGACGTTCCTGGTGATCAGCTGCCCGTGCGCGCTGGTGATCAGCATTCCGCTGAGCTTTTTCGCCGGAATCGGCGGCGCCGGGAAAGCCGGTATCCTGGTGAAGGGATCGAACTACCTGGAGGAGCTGGCCCGGACAGGCGTGATGGTGTTTGACAAAACCGGCACGCTGACCAAGGGCGAGTTTGAGGTGGCGGCGATCCACCACAGCCCGATGGAAGAGGAAGAACTGCTGGAATATGCCGCGCTGGCGGAATCCGCGTCCTCCCACCCGATTGCGGTGAGTATCCGGAAGGCGCACGGGAAGGAACTGGACCTGAGCCGCGTGAGCGACGTGGAGGAGATCAGCGGGAACGGTGTGGTAGTGCGGATTGACGGGAAGGAAGTTGCCGCCGGCAACGGACGGCTGATGGACCGGCTGGGCATTGCCTACCGCGACTGCCACCGGACCGGAACGATCGTCCATATGGCGATTGACGGGGAATACGCCGGACATATTGTGATTTCCGATGTTGAGAAGCCGGCGGCGAAGGAAGCCGTGCAGGCGTTGAAGAACGCCGGCGTCCGCCAGACGGTCATGCTGACCGGGGACCGGAAAGCCGTGGCGGAGGAAACGGCCGCGCGCCTGGAAATCGACCGGGTATACAGCGAGCTGCTGCCCGGAGATAAGGTGGAACGGGTGGAAGCGCTGCTGGCGGAAAAGCAGGGACGTGAAATCCTGGCATTTGCAGGGGACGGGATCAACGACGCGCCGGTGCTGAGCCGGGCGGACCTGGGCATTGCCATGGGCGCCATGGGATCGGACGCGGCGATTGAGGCGGCGGATATCGTGCTGATGGACGACAATCCCCTGAAGATTGCCAAGGCAATCCGGATTTCCCGCAAGTGCATGCGGATTGTGTATGAGAATATCGTGTTTGCCATCGGGGTGAAGGCGGTCTGCCTGATCCTGGGCGCACTGGGAATTGCCAACATGGGACTGGCGATCTTCGCCGATGTGGGCGTGATGATCATCGCCGTGCTGAACGCCATCCGGGCGCTGTTTGTCAGCCAGCTGTAA
- the lepB gene encoding signal peptidase I: MSEEKIETPEQQPDQKKKGKKEKVKKSVGREILEWVLTIVVALAAALVIRSVVFEMVRVDGESMLDTLNDGEIMFVSKYDYSGIWFNLPFQSDNAAQKAARISYGTPARLDVVICRYPARGAVDFVKRVAGLPGDTVELREGFLYINGEQVKEESEIEGITDAYRAGYSAASFGPYYVPKKGDTLTIADSNLDIQVNGAAWERKMTAVTAKDADGKILKIYDRKVNDSSRGGKREATETVVAYDGKEWDFNAWLAECPDLIGKEFTVDRDYYFVMGDHRNNSNDSRAVGAIERDMIIGHVRRVLYPFNSWRGVE, from the coding sequence ATGAGCGAGGAGAAGATCGAAACACCGGAGCAGCAGCCGGATCAAAAGAAAAAAGGCAAAAAGGAAAAGGTCAAAAAGTCGGTGGGACGCGAAATTCTGGAATGGGTGCTGACGATTGTCGTGGCGCTGGCCGCCGCGCTGGTGATCCGTTCCGTGGTGTTTGAGATGGTCCGTGTGGACGGGGAGTCCATGCTGGATACCCTGAACGACGGGGAAATCATGTTTGTGAGCAAGTATGACTACTCCGGCATCTGGTTCAACCTGCCCTTCCAGAGCGATAACGCAGCCCAGAAGGCAGCCCGGATTTCCTACGGGACGCCGGCACGGCTGGATGTGGTGATCTGCCGCTATCCGGCCCGCGGTGCGGTGGACTTTGTGAAGCGCGTGGCTGGCCTGCCCGGCGATACGGTGGAGCTGCGGGAAGGCTTCCTGTATATCAACGGGGAACAGGTGAAAGAGGAAAGCGAAATCGAAGGCATTACGGATGCCTACCGTGCGGGCTACAGCGCCGCTTCCTTCGGCCCGTACTATGTGCCGAAGAAAGGCGATACGCTGACGATTGCCGACAGCAACCTGGATATTCAGGTCAACGGTGCAGCATGGGAACGGAAAATGACCGCCGTAACCGCGAAGGATGCGGACGGAAAGATCCTGAAGATCTATGACCGGAAGGTGAATGACAGCAGCCGGGGAGGAAAGCGCGAGGCGACCGAAACGGTTGTGGCCTATGATGGGAAGGAATGGGATTTCAACGCCTGGCTGGCGGAATGCCCGGACCTGATCGGGAAGGAATTTACGGTGGACCGGGATTACTACTTTGTGATGGGCGACCACCGGAACAACTCGAACGACAGCCGCGCGGTCGGCGCGATTGAGCGGGATATGATCATCGGCCATGTGCGCCGGGTCCTGTATCCCTTCAACAGCTGGCGGGGCGTGGAGTAA
- a CDS encoding glycogen synthase, translating into MKIAFIGSECYPFVKTGGLGDVMYALPRALVREGCEARVILPLYNCIPDKFKEKMVYQGSFMMDLTSDGRTFYVGIMETVMDGVTYDFIDNREFFDWGNPYTGLWEDIPKYCFFSKASLAILNYLDWIPDIVHCHDWQAGLVPLYLRTKFDSTPVGRARSIVTIHNLRFQGICSIEHLKYWSGLSDMLFDYPVLKHNENEANMFKGGLAYADRVTTVSSTYAREIQTPDYGEGLDGHLRYHSGKLSGIVNGIDVDLWDSATDKLLAAQYDRNSVLASKPLNKNALQKALGLDPDGGKIILGLISRLTDQKGLDLVNDILPHLIDGNTQIVVLGTGDPRYENAFRYYESKYKGTVCAYISYNEGLAHQIYAGADALLVPSLFEPCGLTQLIAMRYGTIPIVRETGGLKDTVEPYSWDEDTGNGFSFNWYDSGLLLGAINQAKTLFFTDRARWDRMVCRDMEKDVSWERSATQYLELYRSLER; encoded by the coding sequence ATGAAGATCGCCTTTATCGGTTCTGAGTGTTATCCGTTTGTCAAAACCGGCGGCCTCGGGGACGTGATGTACGCCCTTCCGCGGGCGCTTGTCCGTGAAGGCTGTGAAGCGCGCGTCATCCTGCCCCTCTACAACTGCATCCCTGATAAATTCAAGGAAAAGATGGTTTACCAGGGTTCTTTCATGATGGACCTGACCAGCGACGGGCGGACCTTCTACGTCGGCATCATGGAAACCGTGATGGACGGAGTCACCTACGATTTCATCGACAACCGGGAATTCTTTGACTGGGGCAATCCCTATACCGGCCTCTGGGAGGACATCCCGAAGTACTGCTTCTTCTCCAAGGCTTCCCTGGCCATCCTGAATTACCTGGACTGGATCCCCGATATCGTCCACTGCCATGACTGGCAGGCCGGGCTGGTTCCCCTGTACCTCCGCACAAAGTTCGATTCCACACCCGTCGGGCGCGCCCGTTCCATCGTGACCATCCACAACCTGCGGTTCCAGGGCATCTGCAGTATTGAGCACCTGAAGTACTGGTCCGGGCTGTCCGATATGCTGTTCGACTATCCCGTGCTCAAGCACAACGAGAACGAAGCCAACATGTTCAAGGGCGGCCTCGCATACGCGGACCGGGTCACCACCGTCAGCAGCACCTATGCCCGTGAAATCCAGACGCCGGATTACGGCGAAGGCCTGGACGGCCACCTCCGCTACCACAGCGGCAAGCTCAGCGGAATCGTCAACGGCATCGATGTGGATCTGTGGGACAGCGCCACGGACAAGCTGCTCGCCGCGCAGTATGACCGGAATTCCGTTCTGGCCAGCAAGCCCCTGAACAAGAATGCCTTGCAGAAAGCGCTCGGCCTGGATCCCGACGGCGGAAAGATCATCCTCGGCCTGATCTCCCGCCTCACCGACCAGAAAGGCCTGGACCTGGTCAACGACATTCTGCCTCACCTGATCGACGGCAATACGCAGATCGTTGTCCTGGGTACCGGCGATCCCCGGTATGAGAACGCCTTCCGCTACTATGAAAGCAAGTATAAAGGCACCGTATGCGCCTATATTTCCTACAACGAAGGCCTGGCCCATCAGATCTATGCCGGTGCCGACGCGCTTCTGGTTCCCAGCCTGTTCGAGCCCTGCGGCCTGACCCAGCTGATCGCCATGCGCTACGGCACCATCCCGATCGTCCGCGAAACCGGCGGCCTGAAGGATACGGTCGAGCCCTACAGCTGGGACGAGGATACCGGAAACGGCTTCTCCTTCAACTGGTATGATTCCGGCCTGCTGCTCGGTGCGATTAACCAGGCGAAAACCCTGTTCTTTACCGACCGTGCCCGCTGGGACAGAATGGTCTGCCGCGATATGGAAAAGGATGTCTCCTGGGAGCGCTCCGCGACGCAGTACCTGGAGCTGTACCGGTCCCTGGAAAGATAA
- a CDS encoding aldo/keto reductase — translation MQYRKDRNGRDISALGFGCMRFCRKGTGIDQEEAEREILRAVELGVNYFDTAYIYSGSEACLGEALEKYSLRGKVYIATKLPQYMIRSREAIDRYFDEQLSRLRTDHVDFYLMHMLTDLDAWQKLQALGIEDWIAEKKRTGAIGQIGFSFHGNTATFLEILDAYDWDFCQIQYNYMDEVSQAGRKGLQAAAAKGIPVIIMEPLRGGKLVNLLPQEAKRLINADPAHRSPAELAFRWLWNQPEVTCVLSGMNSLEMLEENCRTVSDALPGSFTDADRALIDGVRKAINAGIRVGCTGCGYCMPCPQGVNIPGTFFCYNKLSTEGRVSGLRDYFQSVAMRKEPVFASQCVGCGKCEKHCPQHLPIIQELKNADRALRPWWVKGAISAARWWLFKRKRKA, via the coding sequence ATGCAGTATCGGAAGGACCGGAACGGCCGGGACATCTCCGCACTGGGATTCGGATGCATGCGCTTCTGCCGGAAGGGCACGGGTATCGACCAGGAGGAAGCCGAGCGGGAAATCCTGCGGGCAGTGGAGCTGGGCGTCAATTATTTTGACACGGCGTATATCTATTCGGGCAGCGAAGCCTGCCTGGGCGAAGCGCTGGAAAAGTACAGCCTGCGCGGCAAAGTATATATCGCGACCAAGCTGCCGCAGTATATGATCCGCAGCCGCGAGGCGATTGACCGGTATTTTGATGAGCAGCTGAGCCGCCTGCGGACCGACCATGTGGATTTCTACCTGATGCATATGCTGACGGACCTGGACGCCTGGCAGAAGCTGCAGGCGCTGGGGATCGAGGACTGGATCGCGGAGAAAAAGCGGACCGGTGCAATCGGGCAGATCGGGTTCTCCTTCCATGGCAACACGGCGACATTCCTGGAGATCCTGGACGCGTATGACTGGGATTTCTGCCAGATCCAGTACAACTATATGGACGAGGTTTCCCAGGCCGGACGGAAAGGCCTGCAGGCCGCCGCGGCCAAAGGAATTCCCGTGATTATCATGGAACCGCTGCGGGGCGGCAAGCTGGTGAACCTGCTGCCGCAGGAGGCAAAACGGCTGATCAACGCCGATCCGGCGCATCGGAGCCCCGCTGAGCTGGCATTCCGCTGGCTGTGGAACCAGCCGGAGGTTACGTGTGTGCTTTCCGGCATGAATTCGCTGGAAATGCTGGAGGAGAACTGTCGTACTGTGTCAGACGCACTGCCCGGCTCCTTTACGGACGCGGACCGCGCCCTGATCGACGGGGTCCGGAAGGCAATCAACGCCGGAATCCGCGTCGGCTGCACCGGATGCGGCTACTGCATGCCGTGCCCGCAGGGAGTGAACATTCCGGGAACGTTTTTCTGCTACAACAAGCTGTCGACCGAAGGACGCGTATCCGGACTGCGGGATTACTTCCAGTCCGTAGCCATGCGCAAGGAGCCGGTATTCGCTTCCCAGTGCGTCGGGTGCGGAAAGTGCGAGAAGCACTGTCCCCAGCACCTGCCGATTATCCAGGAACTGAAAAACGCAGACAGGGCGCTGCGACCCTGGTGGGTGAAAGGCGCAATCAGCGCGGCGCGCTGGTGGCTGTTCAAAAGGAAACGGAAAGCATAA
- a CDS encoding winged helix-turn-helix transcriptional regulator has product MENTRLPHQHDLNAERIFDHMPAPEEFAGAAEMFRLMSDGTRIRLFWLLCHCEECLLDLGVMMGMSSPALSHHLKILKAEGLITARREGKEVYYRAADTPRADALHHMIEQVAEMACPD; this is encoded by the coding sequence ATGGAGAATACCCGACTGCCGCACCAGCACGACCTGAACGCGGAACGGATTTTTGACCATATGCCCGCGCCGGAGGAGTTTGCCGGGGCGGCGGAAATGTTCCGCCTGATGAGCGACGGCACCCGGATCCGGCTGTTCTGGCTGCTGTGCCACTGCGAGGAATGCCTGCTGGACCTGGGCGTGATGATGGGCATGTCCAGCCCGGCACTTTCCCACCACCTGAAGATCCTGAAGGCGGAAGGCCTGATCACTGCCCGCCGGGAGGGAAAGGAAGTGTACTACCGGGCGGCGGATACCCCCCGCGCGGACGCACTGCACCACATGATTGAGCAGGTAGCAGAAATGGCCTGCCCGGATTAA
- a CDS encoding ribonuclease H-like domain-containing protein, giving the protein MNLRDKLRAVGGTGGSPRPAGEASTDCRHFAVYRPAEEFPGAYDLSAETLRMMSDRELPEDLDPRRILYLDTETTGLGGSGTVAFLVGMGFLGDNGFEVHQFLMRDYPEEPYLLKHVAAGLGKFDVLCTFNGTTFDVPLLESRLLMNRMDRSCLDLPHLDLLHMCRRLWKLRLGRCNLGRLEEVILGKPRVDDLPGSEVPQRYFTYLKTKRMELLEDILKHNAQDIASLCVLLNHMADLYRHPEKIRFSEDVYSMGRALEKLERTEDARRCYRLARRGRMGDLAGSALAVSYRRTGEREEAVRVWQEMVRERRGGIEPYVELAKYEEHVRRNYPAALNWTEQAMIRLSEPSLRADGTVQQLQNELQYRYQRLKRRIKEKEQDGT; this is encoded by the coding sequence ATGAACCTGCGGGACAAGCTCCGTGCCGTCGGCGGGACGGGCGGATCCCCGCGGCCCGCGGGGGAGGCGTCCACGGATTGCCGGCACTTCGCGGTATACCGGCCGGCGGAGGAATTTCCCGGCGCGTATGACCTGTCGGCGGAAACGCTGCGGATGATGAGCGACCGGGAACTGCCGGAGGACCTGGATCCCCGGCGGATCCTGTACCTGGATACGGAGACCACGGGACTGGGCGGCAGCGGAACCGTCGCCTTCCTGGTGGGCATGGGATTCCTGGGAGACAATGGGTTTGAGGTGCACCAGTTCCTGATGCGCGACTATCCGGAGGAGCCGTACCTGCTGAAACATGTGGCGGCCGGCCTCGGGAAGTTCGACGTGCTTTGCACCTTCAACGGGACCACGTTCGACGTACCGCTGCTGGAAAGCCGGCTCCTGATGAACCGGATGGACCGGAGCTGCCTGGACCTGCCGCACCTGGACCTGCTGCATATGTGCCGCCGGCTGTGGAAGCTGCGGCTGGGCAGATGCAACCTCGGCCGGCTGGAGGAAGTAATCCTGGGGAAGCCCCGGGTGGATGACCTGCCCGGAAGTGAGGTGCCCCAGCGGTATTTTACCTATCTGAAAACAAAACGAATGGAGCTGCTGGAGGATATCCTGAAGCACAACGCGCAGGATATCGCTTCGCTGTGCGTGCTGCTGAACCATATGGCCGACCTGTACCGGCACCCCGAGAAGATCCGCTTCAGCGAGGATGTGTATTCCATGGGCCGGGCACTGGAAAAGCTGGAGCGGACCGAGGACGCGCGGCGGTGCTACCGGCTGGCCCGGAGGGGGCGCATGGGCGACCTGGCCGGGTCCGCACTGGCGGTGAGCTACCGCCGCACCGGCGAACGCGAGGAGGCGGTCCGCGTATGGCAGGAAATGGTCCGGGAACGGCGGGGCGGCATTGAGCCGTATGTGGAGCTGGCCAAGTATGAGGAGCACGTCCGGCGGAATTATCCCGCCGCGCTGAACTGGACCGAGCAGGCGATGATCCGCCTGAGCGAGCCTTCGCTGCGGGCGGACGGAACTGTACAACAGCTGCAAAATGAGTTACAATACCGCTATCAGCGCCTGAAGCGCAGGATAAAGGAGAAGGAACAGGATGGGACTTAA
- a CDS encoding (deoxy)nucleoside triphosphate pyrophosphohydrolase: MKTVSVAAAVILRDGKVFATQRGYGAYKDYWEFPGGKIEPGETAEEALEREIREELDTEIAVEAPFARVEYDYPEFHLSMQCFTCRVIRGSLVLKEHEDAAWLDRDRLDDVRWLPADETVISRLRELLPAVNRPAPDAAE, encoded by the coding sequence ATGAAAACGGTCAGTGTGGCTGCGGCGGTAATCCTCCGGGACGGGAAGGTGTTTGCCACCCAGCGGGGATACGGCGCCTACAAGGACTACTGGGAATTCCCGGGAGGCAAGATTGAACCCGGGGAAACCGCGGAGGAAGCGCTGGAACGGGAAATCCGGGAGGAACTGGATACGGAGATCGCCGTGGAAGCCCCGTTTGCCCGGGTGGAATATGACTACCCGGAGTTCCATCTCTCCATGCAGTGCTTTACCTGCCGGGTGATCCGCGGAAGCCTGGTGCTGAAGGAGCACGAGGATGCCGCGTGGCTGGACCGGGACCGGCTGGATGACGTCCGCTGGCTGCCGGCGGATGAAACAGTGATCAGCCGCCTGCGGGAACTGCTTCCGGCAGTGAACCGTCCGGCACCGGATGCCGCTGAGTGA
- a CDS encoding DEAD/DEAH box helicase, whose translation MNVSQLADQLRRDHMFMKDVTRWEVIPAREARTMPFPASMDERLKPALARRGIHELYTHQAKSLEAIARGEDVTVVTPTASGKTMCYNLPVLSAILKDPDTRALYLFPTKALSADQVSELYDMIEEMGVDIKTYTYDGDTPAAARRAVRQAGHIVVTNPDMLHSGILPHHTKWVKLFENLRYIVIDEIHTYRGVFGSNLANVLRRLMRLCEFYGSHPQYILCSATIANPRELAETLIGRPVTLVDDNGAPMGERHFVFYNPPVVNRQLGIRQGAVPVVRSISGMLLKNGIQAITFARSRLTVEVLTRYLKDMVRDPLGNAGRVRGYRGGYLPGERREIERGLRAGKVDAVISTNALELGIDIGALDACVMCGYPGTIASAWQQAGRAGRRRGTSIVFFVASSAAIDQYIVNHPDYFLHQSPENALLNPDNLYILMSHFKCAAFELPFEDNDQFGNAPGSKDILEYLDEQGILHHAEGRYHWSAEDFPASEISLRSAAAENFIIVDITDPAHHRVVGEMDRFTAPMLLHENAIYMHEGRQFQVEKLDFDACKAFIRAVDVGYYTDADLNINLSLLDVEKEEPFAGTAVAGLGEIKVTALVTMFKKIKFDTHETLGFGHVRLPETDMHTTAMWWTLPDELAEKIPSDRLKNGMMGIANLLRIVCPLYLMCAPQDIAVVYQVRSPITDKPTIIFYDNCPGGIGLAHKAYGMRDLLLQKALQVAEDCPCEYGCPSCVGPVGEVGEDGKRTAVRLLKELTK comes from the coding sequence ATGAACGTATCGCAGCTGGCTGATCAGCTCAGGCGGGACCATATGTTCATGAAGGATGTGACCCGGTGGGAGGTTATCCCAGCCCGTGAGGCACGCACCATGCCTTTCCCCGCCTCCATGGACGAACGCCTGAAGCCCGCGCTGGCACGCCGCGGGATCCATGAGCTGTATACCCACCAGGCGAAAAGCCTGGAGGCGATTGCCCGCGGGGAGGACGTTACGGTCGTTACGCCGACCGCGTCCGGCAAAACCATGTGCTACAACCTGCCGGTGCTGTCCGCGATCCTGAAGGATCCGGACACCCGCGCGCTTTACCTGTTCCCGACAAAGGCGCTCTCCGCCGACCAGGTCAGCGAACTGTACGACATGATCGAGGAAATGGGTGTGGACATCAAAACCTACACCTATGACGGGGATACGCCGGCGGCCGCACGCCGGGCGGTCCGCCAGGCCGGGCATATTGTGGTGACCAACCCGGACATGCTGCACTCGGGCATCTTGCCGCACCATACCAAATGGGTGAAGCTGTTCGAAAACCTTCGCTACATCGTGATCGATGAAATCCATACCTACCGGGGCGTGTTCGGCAGCAACCTGGCCAATGTCCTGCGCCGGCTGATGCGCCTGTGTGAATTCTACGGCAGCCATCCGCAGTACATCCTCTGCAGCGCGACCATCGCCAACCCCCGGGAGCTGGCGGAGACGCTGATCGGACGCCCGGTAACGCTGGTGGATGACAACGGCGCGCCGATGGGAGAACGGCATTTTGTGTTCTACAACCCGCCGGTGGTCAACCGGCAGCTGGGTATCCGCCAGGGCGCCGTGCCGGTGGTCCGGTCGATTTCCGGCATGCTGCTGAAGAACGGAATCCAGGCGATTACCTTTGCGCGCTCCCGCCTGACGGTGGAGGTGCTGACCCGCTACCTGAAGGACATGGTCCGCGACCCGCTGGGGAATGCCGGCCGCGTGCGCGGATACCGGGGCGGGTACCTGCCAGGCGAGCGGCGGGAGATTGAGCGCGGCCTCCGGGCCGGAAAGGTGGACGCGGTGATTTCCACCAACGCACTGGAGCTTGGAATCGACATCGGCGCGCTGGACGCGTGCGTGATGTGCGGATATCCGGGCACCATTGCCAGTGCCTGGCAGCAGGCAGGCCGTGCCGGCCGCCGCCGGGGAACCAGCATTGTATTTTTCGTCGCGTCCTCCGCAGCGATTGACCAGTATATCGTGAACCATCCGGATTATTTCCTGCACCAGAGTCCGGAGAACGCGCTGCTGAACCCGGACAACCTGTATATCCTGATGAGCCACTTCAAGTGCGCGGCATTTGAGCTGCCGTTTGAGGACAATGACCAGTTCGGCAACGCCCCCGGGTCGAAGGATATCCTGGAATACCTGGATGAGCAGGGCATCCTGCACCATGCGGAGGGCCGGTACCACTGGTCGGCGGAAGATTTCCCCGCCAGCGAGATCTCCCTGCGCTCCGCCGCGGCCGAGAACTTCATTATCGTGGACATTACCGATCCGGCGCATCACCGGGTGGTGGGGGAGATGGACCGGTTCACCGCGCCGATGCTGCTGCATGAGAACGCCATCTACATGCATGAGGGGCGCCAGTTCCAGGTGGAAAAGCTGGACTTTGACGCCTGCAAGGCCTTTATCCGGGCGGTGGACGTCGGCTACTACACCGACGCGGACCTGAACATCAACCTGAGCCTGCTGGACGTGGAAAAGGAAGAACCGTTCGCCGGGACGGCAGTGGCCGGACTGGGCGAGATCAAGGTAACCGCCCTGGTGACAATGTTCAAGAAAATCAAATTCGACACGCACGAGACGCTCGGATTCGGGCATGTGCGCCTGCCGGAAACGGATATGCACACCACCGCCATGTGGTGGACGCTGCCGGATGAGCTGGCGGAAAAGATCCCGAGCGACCGGCTGAAGAACGGGATGATGGGCATCGCAAACCTGCTGCGGATTGTGTGCCCGCTGTACCTGATGTGCGCCCCGCAGGATATCGCGGTGGTCTACCAGGTGCGCAGCCCGATTACGGACAAGCCGACCATCATCTTCTACGACAACTGCCCCGGCGGTATCGGCCTGGCGCATAAGGCCTACGGCATGCGGGACCTGCTGCTTCAGAAGGCGCTGCAGGTGGCGGAGGACTGCCCGTGCGAATACGGCTGTCCCTCCTGTGTCGGCCCGGTGGGCGAGGTCGGGGAGGACGGAAAGCGGACAGCGGTCCGCCTGCTGAAGGAGCTGACAAAATGA
- a CDS encoding flavin reductase family protein produces the protein MLNPTPVVLVSCADKENPENRDMVTAAWAGTVNSEPPMVSVSLRKERYSHGLIESSGEFVVNLPDEAMCKAVDFCGVRSGRDTDKSRETGLRYIPAENLETAPAVDGAPVSLSCRVRQVIPLGSHDMFLGEVVAVRVRKDLVDEKGSLHLEKAHLIVYSHGLYQKLGDVMGFFGWSVAREEVRKKRMAQYR, from the coding sequence ATGCTGAATCCCACCCCGGTGGTGCTGGTCAGCTGCGCGGATAAAGAAAACCCGGAAAACCGGGACATGGTCACGGCCGCCTGGGCCGGTACGGTCAACTCCGAACCGCCGATGGTGTCCGTCAGCCTGCGGAAGGAGCGTTATTCCCACGGGCTCATTGAATCCTCCGGGGAGTTTGTGGTCAACCTGCCCGATGAAGCCATGTGCAAAGCCGTGGATTTCTGCGGCGTCCGCAGCGGCCGTGATACCGACAAGAGCCGGGAAACCGGCCTGCGGTACATCCCGGCGGAAAACCTGGAAACCGCCCCCGCCGTGGACGGTGCACCCGTCAGCCTCAGCTGCCGGGTCAGGCAGGTCATCCCGCTGGGCAGCCATGATATGTTCCTGGGTGAGGTCGTAGCCGTCCGGGTCCGGAAGGACCTGGTGGACGAAAAGGGCAGCCTGCACCTGGAAAAGGCGCACCTGATCGTCTACAGCCACGGGCTGTACCAGAAGCTGGGGGATGTCATGGGCTTTTTCGGCTGGTCTGTTGCCCGGGAGGAAGTCCGGAAAAAGCGGATGGCGCAGTACCGGTAA
- a CDS encoding cation transporter, producing the protein MKKTYKIEVDCANCANKMEEAAKKAPGIREVTVNFMTQKMIVVFEEGAEPETVMQDVLARCKKVEDDCEIYL; encoded by the coding sequence ATGAAGAAGACCTACAAAATCGAAGTCGACTGCGCCAACTGCGCCAACAAGATGGAGGAAGCCGCAAAGAAGGCACCCGGTATCCGGGAGGTTACGGTCAATTTCATGACCCAGAAGATGATCGTTGTCTTTGAGGAGGGTGCGGAACCCGAAACAGTCATGCAGGACGTGCTGGCCCGCTGCAAAAAGGTGGAGGACGACTGCGAGATTTACCTGTAA